From a region of the Dictyostelium discoideum AX4 chromosome 2 chromosome, whole genome shotgun sequence genome:
- the wrky1 gene encoding hypothetical protein, which yields MGAQYSTELNKYNNNNNNNNNNNNNNNNNNNNHTISGNENLNNNNNNNNNNNNYNNNNNNNNNNNNNNNNNNNNNNNNNNNNNNNNKNNGNSNSNSNNNNNNNGINKYSNYFESLINNTNKDTNIPNNSNSNNNNSDRDFIQNMIKSANQIKPGEKELVLFHKLHQSLKENQSFSIEELRNSSILSISPDKSFLTNINEINVNNNNNNNNNNNENNKVGVNGSSTTTTTTTTTTTNNNSNNNNNNNNNNNNNNNNNNNNNEDDEDDYGDDDTIENNEPTFVDKPNKSAKLQKPKLKSNLNDTNGGNSPQQNGKISKYMAKKLLALQQKQLEQEQEQKQQQKQQQQQQQQQQQQQQQQQQQQQKDAIENINNNNNNKLQPIVKNSVNKTTKQKKNKTTTHNVKQQITFLTKSDNEDEYDASDEYIDDDDDDDEKYDDDDDEYFEGNNNNNYKKNNISNKSKNKNNNDESDSFSESEIFKQKKLNHDKNQSNPKQQLTSHSEFDNSLLNKNQSRTNSKIQKLQIKEENYHQIQQEHGEKQQQQQQQQQQPQQQQQQQQQQQQQQQQEMQVDKEQTEKIINTNKKEEQKPNDYFPPIPTNPFKRDNETAFGKNNENNNNNNNNNNNNNNNNNNNNNNNNNNYRNNKPNGEGFLSNLKIIPPMISSSPYYSKKSSNVVPTSPKSNLSDQQPPFSPVQISPQKQSPATTTTTTTTTTPTPLKKQKKNKTNNNINNNNINNNNNNNNNNNNNNNNNNNNNNNNNNYSINNINNEEDEENNSTQNNNNNNNNNNNSPQNSNTNSNNSNNSNNSNNISNIVSDGYQWRKYGQKNVKGSLHPRHYYKCTFQGCNVRKQVERIGDTNQNSTVYKGEHCHGFPQTTRVVSDQQAFRNSVMFEGLDGNNNNNNNNNNNNNNYSSNSNSNGNGNGNGNGNGNGNGNGNGNSNGNQDQNGNSFNDQNGDSPTQHGQISPMNSPKNTIPTTTTTTTSISTYVNTNSTNKKNNSKQEKKISVKNETTDDDEFQEDIDQLSNNNNNNNNNNNNNNNNNNNNNNNNNNNNNNNNNNNNNNNNNNNNDDNNNNNNNNNNNNNNNRFNGTSESKGSKKLVIETGSSIDHLDDGFFWRKYGQKSVKGSPFPKSYFKCAELTCPVKKQVIQQDSKYINTYRGKHNHDPPESEAIEKRKKHFNGLYNNNNNNNNNNNNNNNNNNNNNNINNINNNNINNLNSLNNINNINNNNNSNQINNFSGSIQNNLKNILKEQLKEAGKLHNEIENNLIDD from the exons atGGGAGCTCAATATTCCAccgaattaaataaatataataataataataataataataataataataataataataataataataataataataatcacacTATTTCtggtaatgaaaatttaaataataacaataacaataacaataacaataacaattacaataacaataacaataacaataacaataacaataacaataacaataacaataacaataacaataacaataacaataacaataacaataacaataataaaaacaatggcaatagcaatagcaatagcaataataataataataataatggaataaataaatattccaattattttgaaagtcttataaataatacaaataaagaCACCAACATAcccaataatagtaatagtaataataataatagtgatagagattttattcaaaatatgATCAAATCAgcaaatcaaattaaaccAGGTGAAAAAGAGTTAGTATTATTCCACAAACTTCATCAATCATTGAAAGAGaatcaatcattttcaattgaggAATTAAGAAATTCTTCAATTCTATCCATATCACCAGATAAATCATTTCTTACCAAtatcaatgaaattaatgtaaataataataataacaacaataataataataatgaaaataacaAAGTTGGTGTAAATGGTTcatcaaccaccacaactacaactacaactacaaccacaaataataatagtaataataataataataataataataataataataacaacaacaacaacaacaacaataataatgaagatgatgaagatgattatggtgatgatgacaccattgaaaataatgaaccaACATTTGTTGATAAACCAAACAAATCGGCTAAATTACAAAAACCAAAACTCAAATCCAATCTTAATGATACTAATGGCGGTAATTCACCACAACAAAATGgtaaaattagtaaatatatggcaaagaaattattggcattacaacaaaaacaactagaacaagaacaagaacaaaaacaacaacaaaaacaacaacaacaacaacaacaacaacaacaacaacaacaacaacaacaacaacaacaacaacaaaaggATGCTatagaaaatataaataataataataataataaattacaaccAATTGTAAAAAACTCTGTAAATAAAACCactaaacaaaaaaaaaataaaactacaaCACATAATgtaaaacaacaaataacttttttaacaaaaagtgataatgaagatgaataTGATGCAAGTGATGAatatattgatgatgatgatgatgatgatgaaaaatatgatgacgatgatgatgaatattttgagggtaataataacaataattataaaaaaaacaacattagtaataaaagtaaaaataaaaataataatgatgaaagtGATTCATTCTCAGAGTCAGAgatatttaaacaaaaaaaattgaatcatgATAAAAACCAATCAAATCCAAAGCAACAATTAACGTCTCATtctgaatttgataattctcTTCTCAATAAAAACCAATCTCGtaccaattcaaaaattcaaaaactacaaattaaagaagaaaattatcaccaaatCCAACAAGAACATGgtgaaaaacaacaacaacaacaacaacaacaacaacaaccacaacaacaacaacaacaacaacaacaacaacaacaacaacaacaacaagaaatgCAAGTCGACAAAGAGCAAactgaaaaaataattaataccAATAAGAAAGAGGAACAAAAACCAAATGATTATTTCCCACCTATTCCAACTAATCCATTTAAACGTGATAATGAAACTGCATttggtaaaaataatgaaaataataataataataataataataataataataataataataataataataataataataataataataataataattatagaaATAACAAACCAAATGGAGAAGGATTTCtatcaaatttaaagatCATTCCACCAATGatttcatcatcaccttATTATTCAAAGAAATCTTCCAATGTTGTACCAACTTCACCTAAAAGTAATTTATCAGATCAACAACCACCATTTTCACCAGTTCAAATATCTCCTCAAAAACAATCACCtgcaacaaccacaacaacaacaacaactactacaccAACACCtttaaagaaacaaaagaaaaataaaactaataacaatataaataataacaatataaataataacaataacaataacaataacaataacaataacaataacaataacaataacaataacaataacaataacaattatagtattaataatatcaataatgaagaagatgaagaaaataaCTCAACtcagaataataataataataataataataataataactcgcctcaaaatagtaatactaatagtaataatagtaataatagtaataatagtaataatatttctaATATTGTATCTGATGGTTATCAATGGAGAAAATATGGTCAAAAGAATGTAAAGGGAAGTTTACATCCAAGACACTATTATAAATGTACATTTCAAGGTTGTAATGTCAGAAAACAGGTTGAGAGAATTGGTGATACCAATCAAAATAGTACAGTTTATAAAGGAGAACATTGTCATGGTTTCCCTCAAACAACAAGGGTTGTCTCTGATCAACAAGCATTTAGAAATTCTGTAATGTTTGAAGGTTTGGAT ggtaataataataataataataataataataataataataataattatagtagtaatagtaatagtaatggtaatggtaatggtaatggtaatggtaatggtaatggtaatggtaatggtaatggtaatagtaatggtaacCAAGATCAAAATGGTAATAGTTTCAATGATCAAAATGGAGACTCACCAACTCAACATGGTCAAATTTCACCAATGAATTCaccaaaaaatacaatacctacaactacaacaactacaacatctATTTCCACATATGTAAATACAAACTCGactaataaaaagaataattctaaacaagaaaaaaaaatatctgttaaaaatgaaactactgatgatgatgaattccAAGAAGATATTGACCAattaagtaataataataataataataataataataataataataataataataataataataataataataataataataataataataataataataataataataataataataataataataataataataataatgatgataataataataataataataataacaataacaataataacaataatagatTTAATGGAACATCAGAATCAAAAGGTTCAAAGAAGTTAGTTATTGAAACTGGATCAAGTATTGACCATTTAGACGATGGTTTCTTTTGGAGAAAGTATGGCCAAAAATCTGTAAAGGGTAGTCCATTCCCAAAGAGTTATTTCAAATGCGCTGAATTAACATGTCCAGTTAAAAAACAAGTTATCCAACAAGATTCAAAATATATCAATACTTATCGTGGTAAACATAATCATGATCCCCCTGAATCCGAAGcaattgaaaaaagaaaaaaacattttaatggcttatataataataataataataataataataataataataataataataataataataataataataataatattaataatattaataataataacataaataatttaaatagtttaaataatataaataatataaataataataataattcaaaccaaattaataatttttcaggttctattcaaaataatttaaaaaatattttgaaagaaCAGTTAAAAGAAGCTGGTAAATTACATAATGAAAtcgaaaataatttaattgatgattaa
- a CDS encoding hypothetical protein (Similar to Arabidopsis thaliana (Mouse-ear cress). 3-oxoacyl carrier protein synthase) produces the protein MNKIIDKNVHDIFVEQNREQIKIKKCQNLKNRMLKTNINKIIVGESSRFLRAQNSSLTNGFLKIQHTTTTKRSFCNFTTTPQINNNTNNNNNNNSNNNSLNDNFINNNIKNNEYLKLKRVVVTGMGIVSPLGVGIKYNWDKLINGESGIKRFEGFEDSRIDCPSKVVARVPKGEGIGEFNSNTMIPSQVKLASSDFIKYAIVATDEAIKDSKLDKFIESNEKLQERIGVCIGSGTGSMEEIISANEKISNKLNNNNNNSDSGSGSGSGGGGGKVSAYFIPKILINEASGIISILHKAKGPNMSIVSACATGSHCIGESFRKIKYGEVDAMICGGTEASINSVSMIGFSRMKALSTKYNNHINPSSSSRPFDEGRDGFVMGEGSGILILEEYEHALKRGANIYCEITGYGSTGDAHHISAPNSDGNGPLRSMNLALLESGLPNSSHIDYINAHATSTPLGDGIECTAVKNFYNNNNNNNNNNNNNNNKEIIMSSNKGSIGHLLGAAGSVESIFSILSLYNNIIPPTLNLENPSKDCQGINLVQFKSQSKPIRNVLKNSFGFGGTNCSLIFSKIN, from the exons atgaataaaattatagATAAAAATg ttcATGACATATTTGTAGAACAAAATAGagaacaaataaaaattaaaaa GTgccaaaatttaaaaaatcgaATGTTAAAAaccaatataaataaaataattgtggGAGAATCTTCAAGATTTTTACGCGCACAAAATTCTTCTCTTACTAATGGTTTTCTAAAAATCCAacacaccaccaccactaaaAGAAGTTTCTGTAATTTTACTACCACCCcacaaataaataacaacacaaataataataataataataatagtaataataacagtttAAATgacaattttattaataacaatataaaaaataatgaatatttaaaattaaaaagagttGTTGTAACTGGGATGGGTATTGTATCTCCATTAGGTGTAggaataaaatataattgggataaattaataaatggtgAGAGtggaattaaaagatttgaaGGATTTGAAGATAGTAGAATTGATTGCCCATCAAAAGTTGTAGCAAGAGTACCAAAAGGTGAAGGTATAGGTGAgtttaattcaaatactaTGATACCATCACAAGTGAAATTGGCAAGCTCTGATTTCATAAAATATGCAATCGTTGCAACTGATGAAGCTATTAAAGATTCAAAACTAGATAAATTCattgaatcaaatgaaaaactTCAAGAAAGAATTGGAGTATGTATTGGTTCTGGTACAGGTTCAATGGAAGAAATTATCTCAGCAAATGAAAagatttcaaataaattaaataacaataacaataacagtgatagtggtagtggtagtggtagtggtggtggtggtggtaaagtTTCAGCATATTTTATaccaaaaattttaattaatgaagcATCTGGTATAATTAGTATTTTACATAAAGCGAAAGGACCTAATATGTCAATTGTTAGTGCATGTGCAACTGGGTCTCATTGTATTGGCGAATCATTTAGAAAGATAAAATATGGTGAAGTGGACGCAATGATATGTGGTGGTACTGAAGCGAGTATAAATTCAGTTTCAATGATTGGTTTCTCACGTATGAAAGCATTATCAACCaaatataataatcataTTAATCCATCATCAAGTAGTAGACCATTCGATGAAGGTAGGGATGGATTTGTAATGGGTGAAGGCTCTGGAATATTAATATTGGAAGAGTATGAACATGCTTTAAAAAGAGGTGCAAATATTTATTGTGAAATCACTGGTTATGGTTCAACTGGCGATGCCCATCATATTTCAGCTCCAAATTCTGATGGAAACGGTCCGTTAAGGTCAATGAATTTAGCATTACTAGAATCTGGTTTACCAAATTCCTCTCATATCGATTATATAAATGCTCATGCAACTTCAACGCCATTAGGTGATGGTATTGAATGTACTGCTGttaaaaacttttataataataataataataataataataataataataataataataataaagaaattataatgAGCTCAAATAAAGGTTCAATTGGTCATTTGTTGGGTGCTGCTGGAAGTGttgaatcaatattttcaattttatcattatataataatattataccaccaactttaaatttagaaaatccATCAAAAGATTGTCAGGGTATAAATTTAGTACAATTTAAATCTcaatcaaaaccaattagaaatgttttaaaaaattcatttggaTTTGGTGGAACAAATtgttctttaattttttcaaaaataaattaa
- the pwp1 gene encoding WD40 repeat-containing protein has protein sequence MISSIQWVPRGASNPFPKKFDPNGEDMEELNEEEIKAMQEEEEEDRIIEKKFEKGVPSVMNDKEKDFYKRYNFDDYDSDEGEQDEEERDENDHSRKTEEVGLKFINRAMKGLMFYKDTDSDPYLTNKEEEDIEDIEDVIIRPTDSILVSAIVTGEDDYSHLDIMVYEEECDNLYVHHDIILSSYPLALAWMDQNPINPQEKGSFMAVGTFEPSIEIWDLDVVDNLIPTVILGGKEEDSADPMKKPSAKKRGGKHNKFKEGSHRDGVMSLSWNSHQRNVLASGSSDNTVKVWDITTQQCLNTFTHHKDKVSCLHWNSHEKTALLIGSHDKHVSILDVRAPDSAYKWSVKGEVESLSWNPHNPKEFIVGTDDGRLLCYDATLGTAAAPVWSVQASQKGSVSCFSYCPGQVGFFATGSSDHTVKLWNLETSSNKPTLIESKNLGQEIFTLSFFENSPFLLAVGSETQRPNVIDTKRFISVQNSFGIARPENSKEPVFITNNKNKNNTEEEEEEIEEDTDSDHNDDEIEEEQEEEEQEKEITPPPKQTKKLNNTKNNKKDVKNRKKVGDSDEE, from the coding sequence atgatttCATCAATTCAATGGGTACCAAGAGGTGCATCAAATCCATTCCCAAAGAAATTTGACCCAAATGGTGAAGATATGGAAGAATTaaatgaagaagaaattaaagcaatgcaagaagaggaagaagaagatagaataattgaaaagaaatttgAAAAGGGTGTACCAAGTGTTATGAATgacaaagaaaaagatttttataaGAGATATAATTTTGATGATTATGATAGTGATGAAGGTGAACAAGATGAAGAGGAAAGAGATGAAAATGATCATAGTCGTAAAACAGAAGAAGTTGGattaaaattcattaataGAGCAATGAAGGGTTTAATGTTTTATAAAGATACAGATTCAGATCCATACTTAACCAATAAGGAAGAAGAGGATATTGAAGATATAGAGGATGTTATTATTAGACCAACCGATTCAATATTGGTATCAGCAATTGTCACTGGTGAAGATGATTATTCGCATTTAGATATTATGGTCTATGAAGAGGAATGCGATAATCTATACGTTCATCATGATATTATCCTCTCATCATATCCATTGGCATTGGCATGGATGGATCAAAACCCAATAAATCCACAAGAGAAAGGTTCGTTCATGGCCGTTGGTACTTTCGAGCCATCCATCGAAATTTGGGATTTGGATGTTGTagataatttaattccaaCCGTTATATTGGGTGGTAAAGAAGAGGATAGCGCCGATCCAATGAAAAAGCCATCCGCTAAAAAACGTGGTGGTAAACATAATAAATTCAAGGAAGGTAGTCATAGAGATGGTGTTATGTCTCTCTCTTGGAATAGTCATCAACGTAATGTTTTAGCAAGTGGTAGCAGTGATAATACCGTCAAGGTTTGGGATATCACAACTCAACAATGTCTCAACACCTTTACTCATCATAAGGATAAAGTATCTTGTTTACATTGGAATTCTCATGAGAAAACTGCACTTTTAATTGGTTCTCATGATAAACATGTTAGTATTCTCGATGTTCGTGCACCAGATTCCGCATATAAATGGTCCGTAAAAGGTGAGGTTGAATCTTTATCTTGGAATCCACATAATCCAAAAGAGTTCATCGTTGGTACTGATGATGGTAGATTACTTTGTTATGATGCTACACTTGGTACTGCCGCTGCTCCAGTTTGGTCTGTTCAAGCCTCTCAAAAAGGTAGCGTCTCTTGTTTCTCCTATTGTCCTGGTCAAGTTGGTTTCTTTGCAACTGGTTCCTCTGATCATACTGTTAAACTTTGGAATTTAGAAACCTCCTCAAATAAACCAACCCTCATTGAATCTAAAAATTTAGGTCAAGAAATTTTCACACTTTCATTCTTTGAAAATTCACCTTTCCTCTTAGCAGTTGGTTCTGAAACTCAAAGACCAAATGTAATTGACACTAAAAGATTTATCTCTGTACAAAATAGTTTTGGTATCGCTAGACCtgaaaattcaaaagaaCCAGTTTtcattacaaataataaaaataaaaataatactgaagaagaagaagaagaaattgaagaagATACTGATAGTGAtcataatgatgatgaaattgaagaagaacaagaagaagaagaacaagaaaaagaaattacacCTCCACCAAAAcaaactaaaaaattaaataatacaaaaaataataaaaaagatgttaaaaatagaaagaaaGTTGGTGATTCAGAtgaagaataa
- a CDS encoding tetratricopeptide-like helical domain-containing protein (Similar to TPR), with protein MAPPTKELTNKEITAIKGISKLFDDKKYSKGLKECNAILKNHPENPDASCFKSLILYNLEQQYEARENAIKTTKTLPTNSMAWHTLGYIYKLDKNYLDATTAFKNASKFNKESSQILKELAPLQLYSRDLEGLKETYATLLKLQPTHKPHWTGLVTTYQLMGQTKSALSVFERYLDTLEEKDLVGVKKTESLLYRVMLNFELEEYDQALDILVKNEKTIIDKLWAMSKHGDILLKKGELSAAEAKFKDLIKLNQDDLNVHKKLWESKNIRSLDNLSDEEISTLDSLYKELSSLYPKSLLIQKIPLLFLKDKQQFREHAVLYTKNFLSKGIPSLFNNLKCLYNNKEKVEILSQLFLDQLNSLKEKQQLLGSDEKESPSTVLWCLYYLAQHFDRINDYSTSLSYINQAIEHTPTCLDLYVVKAKLYKHQGDLQKAYEEYDRARNLDLADRYLNTKCALYALRNNDPDTAEAIFSLIKDETQTLLFNIQEFQCIWYERELGKTYLRAGDNARAIKLFNFVDKNHLEYLEDQMDFHNHINKKLTMRSYIEFLRWEDQVYQNKPYIATGKAHVKAYLNHQNKPEVMAPLKKVPAIKKPAPKPSQLEPKKDPNTGLTIPEDDDLNGKKFLVKQVNLMDSAQLILDNLLKNTNDIEIYSLACQVNTHQKKYLLVLKSLVKIKSINENSPCYYENLVDLMIKVSEDKEVSAIVKAAVEKQAGFSSDVESILANNQTYLEKLGDNVTAQHRFVVGKIIAKLSPSSLDKASELILNVQGETSWKQCADNLQSLSLVSSELTSKYREKLHEHFPIANYFQPKVEN; from the exons atggcaccaccaacaaaagaattaacaaataaagaGATTACAGCAATCAAGGGTATTTCA aaattatttgatgataagAAATACAGTAAAGGTTTAAAAGAGTGTAAtgcaattttaaagaatcatCCAGAAAATCCAGATGCATCATGTTTTAAGAGTTTGATTTTATACAATTTAGAACAACAATATGAAGCACGTGAAAATGCAATCAAAACCACCAAAACCTTACCAACCAACTCAATGGCATGGCATACATTAGGTtacatttataaattggATAAGAACTATCTCGATGCAACTACAGCCTTTAAAAATGCttcaaaattcaataaaGAAAGTTCACAAATCTTAAAAGAATTAGCACCACTTCAATTATATTCAAGAGATTTAGAAGGTTTAAAG gaAACGTATgcaacattattaaaattacaaccAACTCATAAACCACATTGGACAGGATTAGTGACTACATATCAATTAATGGGACAAACTAAATCAGCATTATCAGTATTTGAAAGATATTTAGATACACTCGAAGAGAAAGATTTAGTTGGTGTTAAAAAGACTGAATCACTTCTCTACAGAGTTATGCTTAACTTTGAATTGGAAGAATATGATCAAGCTCTTGATATTTTAGTAAAGaatgaaaaaacaataatagaTAAACTTTGGGCAATGTCAAAACATGGTGATATTCTCTTAAAGAAGGGTGAACTCTCTGCAGCTGAAgctaaatttaaagatttaattaaattaaatcaagatGATTTAAATGTTCACAAAAAACTTTGGgaatcaaaaaatattagatCTTTag ATAATTTAAGTGATGAAGAAATTTCAACATTAGATTCATTATATAAAGAATTAAGTTCATTATATCCAAAGagtttattaattcaaaagataccattattatttttaaaggaTAAACAACAATTTAGAGAACATGCAGTATTATACACAAAGAATTTCCTTAGCAAAGGTATTCCATCATTATTCAACAATCTCAAATGTTTATACAATAATAAAGAGAAAGTTGAAATTTTAtctcaattatttttagatcaattaaattcactCAAAGagaaacaacaattattaggTTCCGATGAAAAAGAATCACCATCAACTGTCTTATGGTGTCTTTATTATTTAGCTCAACATTTCGATAGAATTAATGATTATTCAACTTCTTTATCTTATATTAATCAAGCAATTGAACATACTCCAACTTGTTTAGATTTATATGTTGTTAAAGCTAAATTATATAAA catCAAGGTGATTTACAAAAAGCTTATGAAGAATATGATAGAGCTCGTAATTTAGATTTAGCAGATAGATATTTAAATACTAAATGTGCATTATATGCCCTTAGAAATAATGATCCAGATACAGCTGAAGCAATCTTTTCATTGATTAAGGATGAAACTCAAACACTTTTATTCAACATTCAAGAATTCCAATGTATTTGGTATGAAAGAGAATTGGGTAAAACTTATTTAAGAGCTGGTGATAATGCTAGagcaattaaattattcaattttgTTGATAAA aatCATCTTGAATACCTTGAAGATCAAATGGATTTCCATAATCATATTAATAAGAAATTAACAATGAGATCatatattgaatttttaagatGGGAAGATCAAGTTTATCAAAATAAACCATACATTGCCACTGGAAAAGCACATGTTAAAGCATACCTTAATCATCAAAATAAACCAGAAGTTATGGCACCATTGAAAAAAGTACCAGCAATTAAGAAACCAGCACCAAAACCATCTCAATTGGAACCAAAGAAAGATCCAAACACTGGTCTCACCATTCCAGAGGATGACGATTTGAATGGTAAAAAGTTCTTGGTTAAACAAGTTAATCTCATGGATTCAGCTCAACTCATTTTAGATAATCTCTTGAAAAATAcaaatgatattgaaatttattcattAGCTTGCCAAGTTAATACACATCAAA agaaatatttattagtattaaaatcattggttaaaattaaatcaattaatgaaaatagtcCATGTTATTATGAAAATTTAGTTGATTTAATGATTAAAGTATCAGAAGATAAAGAGGTATCAGCAATTGTTAAAGCAGCAGTTGAAAAACAAGCAGGTTTTTCATCAGAtgttgaatcaattttagCAAACAACCAAACTTATCTCGAAAAACTTGGTGACAATGTTACCGCTCAACATCGTTTCGTTGTTGGTAAAATCATTGCCAAActttcaccatcatcacttGATAAAGCATCagaattgattttgaatgtTCAAGGTGAAACAAGTTGGAAACAATGCGCTGACAACCTTCAATCTCTTTCTCTTGTATCTTCCGAACTCACTTCTAAATACAGAGAAAAATTACACGAACATTTCCCAATTGCTAACTATTTCCAACCAAAAGttgaaaattaa